In Bradyrhizobium manausense, the sequence GGCCCTTCAGCCGGCAGCGCGCACGCGCCGGCCGTTGCTCCTCGTGATGCCGTTTGCCGGGGCGGCGCCCGAGGACCTCGCAGATGCCGGACGCGTGACGAGCGACGTCATTTTCGGCATCGCCAAGCTGCGGAGCGTCAGCACGATCGCTTGGAGCACGGCATCCGCATTGAGCGGTCAATCGCCGGCCGTCGCGGCCACCCGGGTGAATGCGCAATATGTCGCGTGCGGCCGGTTGCAGCGCCATGGTGCGGATTATCTCGCCTCGATCGAGCTCATCGAGCCCGCGAGCGACCGCATCTTCTGGGCCGGCGAATTCTCCTGCAATGTCGACGACGCCTTCTCCGCGGCCAATCCATTGGCATCGCAGATCGTGGCGGGTCTCGATGCCGAGATTCACATCATTGAACGTAACCGGGCGCTGCTCCTGCCGCCGACCTCGCTCGATGCATGGCAGGCGTACCATCGCGGTGTCGCCAACATGTATCGATTCACCAGCGAGAGCAATCGCGAGGCGCAATCGTTCTTCCATCAAGCCATCGCGCGCGACCCGACTTTCTCGCGAAGCTATGCCGGCTTGTCCTTCACGCATTTCCAGAATGCATTCGTGCTGAAGACGCGCGAACGAGAGCAGGAGATCGCCTTGGCGCTCAGTACGGCTGGCCGGGGGCTGGAAGTGGACCCTGGCGACCCGGCAGCGCACTGGGCGATGGGTCGGGCGCTCTGGCTTCGACGAGACCACGAGAGTGCGATTACTGCGCTGGAGCAGGCCACTCGTCTCAGCCCGAGCTATGCTTCGGCTCATTATTCCCTGGCGATGGTGCATTGTCAGACCGGCGATCCCGAACGCGCGGTGCAGGCGGCGGACACCGCAGCTCTTCTCAGTCCGCTGGATCCGATGCTGTTTGCGATCTTCGGCGCGCGGACCTTCGGCCTGCTGCGGCTGGGAAAGACCGAGGAGGCCGCCGTCTTCGCCCTTCGTGGCGCCGAGCAACCCAACGCGCACATCCACGCGCGGGCGATCGCCGTGCTGACGCTCGCGACCGCCGGACGCATGGACGAGGCCGATGCCGAATGGACGCGCCTCCGGCATCTGCAACCCGCCTACACATTCAGGCAGTTCGAAGATGCCTTCCATCTGGTGGACGATCTCAGG encodes:
- a CDS encoding tetratricopeptide repeat protein, which gives rise to MEMASPSADRVLLLGPLQVIRNGSALPQPPSRKVRALLAYLAIAARPVSREKLCELLWDVADDPRGELRWCLTKLRPLVDCPAATRLIADRKQVQIEADALDVDALRVARDVQTTLSSGSLGDVRSLLALFRGDFLEGLSVERAPSFENWLAGQRHRFGQWRQQLLERLSALLPPEDRIDVLRELIEVAPLDETAHVALVRALTNNAFHAEARQQIDASVERFRSEGIDPTSLRSAFATAQQQRGKPAKAIRLQGPGIDAPALQPAARTRRPLLLVMPFAGAAPEDLADAGRVTSDVIFGIAKLRSVSTIAWSTASALSGQSPAVAATRVNAQYVACGRLQRHGADYLASIELIEPASDRIFWAGEFSCNVDDAFSAANPLASQIVAGLDAEIHIIERNRALLLPPTSLDAWQAYHRGVANMYRFTSESNREAQSFFHQAIARDPTFSRSYAGLSFTHFQNAFVLKTREREQEIALALSTAGRGLEVDPGDPAAHWAMGRALWLRRDHESAITALEQATRLSPSYASAHYSLAMVHCQTGDPERAVQAADTAALLSPLDPMLFAIFGARTFGLLRLGKTEEAAVFALRGAEQPNAHIHARAIAVLTLATAGRMDEADAEWTRLRHLQPAYTFRQFEDAFHLVDDLRRTYQKAAKAMHIPQ